The Glycine max cultivar Williams 82 chromosome 17, Glycine_max_v4.0, whole genome shotgun sequence genome contains the following window.
CTCTAAACAAGTCAAACataatatgtataatttatatatagtttttaaaataaaagtcgcatgctgtaaaaaaaaaagtcacatgtATTCATAATTAAgatattgttatttattattattaaaatatgtacATAATTAGAATGCATCAAcgatatgtaaaataaaatatcataaactgtttgttataaattattgatcgacgtttataataattttctgaaataacatttaaaatgaatttttattaataaatttatataaaaaattattctaataatatatcaaaattaaactcttaaaatatttaaaatggtaTTTATGATTTTCGACTTGCATTATATTTTAGAAACTCATACATGTGAAACATATTGTTTTTGTAAAAGTTGTACATATTAAATACCAGCTTACTTTCACGGCCTCTTTGATAGTTATGAAAAGAAAGATATGATAACAAGATAAGAACACAATAAGCTTTAGTTTTATACATTGTTTGATGCACGCaaataacattattatattatcttatATGGTATTTTATACGAATCAAATAGTGATAACTACTAGTGGTAGTAATCATGATTGTCAAACTCTAGAGTCAATTCgtagactcttacgagtttaaGAGTTCATTTCAGTCCCGCGAGTTGACTCGGAAGTAAACTCGTTTTTGAGCAGATGAACTCGGAGTAGACTCgtgtaaactcgtaagagtctatGAGTTAACTCTAGAGTTTGACAACCATGATAAGTGTTCAAAATTAaagcatttaaataattaaaaaggcaCAAATGTCTTCAAAGAAGCATGTCCAATCCTCTAATAGGATCATCTCCATGAATATCATCACTTTCATCACCATCTCCATCATCATCAATGTCTTCCTCAGATTGTGCATCATCATTAGGTTTcacgaaaattaaattatctagatcaaaaacttaaaatagatATCAAATATGCTATATTAGAaatagttaaaacttaaaataatacacaagcaaattttaaatctaagaAAGTTCAGAAATTAGACCTTTTCTTGGTGTTATTAAAGTTgtattttatcttctcttttgtATTTTCCATCTCCTCATATATGAAAAGTCTAATTCTGTTGAATTTTAGTAACAAAATTGATCCAACTCCAACATTGTAGGGTCACTTGTTGTATTTTGTAATAGactaatatgaagtatgaactaTGAACTATAAGTTTATTGTCATTTGTTTGCAAATTGGtgtattttgaatatatttacttattatccatatttttttttacgaagtagactcttacgagtcGACTCGTAAAAGCTCTCACGAGTCTGTGTAGACTCTCGATATTGATAACCTTGGTGGCAACAATAACAATGGTGTCGTGGTGGTTGCAACGACAATGATGATCGATGATGGAGACAATGATGGTTGTGATGCTATAAGTGTTGGTGATAATGGTGGTGACAATGAGAACAATGGTGATGGTGATGGTAACATACAATGAGAATGTTGTGAGTGGTGGTTGTTACAATGACAGTGACAATGATGATGACGATGACAATAATCAATAATAGCGACAATGATGATGCCAATAATAATAGAGACAGTTATGATCACACCCACAAGGATGACATCAATAATGATTACTTTGAtgacaatgatgatgatgatgagaagGAGGAAAAGAGATAGAGATAATAACTATtctattcaattattttaatcctCCTCCCTCATGATAAGAAATTATGACTTGTATTGCACCAACATAATAACATAAGCAAATCATACACCAAATAATTAATCACAACATGATAAGAGAGTTATTTTAACATATCCTGACTACCCATGAGACCCTTATtggataaacaaaattaaagtttatttcaattttataaaattaaaaaggcaTTACACtacttccatttttttattataaaaaaaggtcAGTTGTGTTcgataaaaacttaaaaataatagataaataaaatgagcACCAATGAAGtgtataaagcaaaaaaaataaaaaaatacaatacatagcaatgaaaagagagagaacCACATCTGCAATACTATCACCTTCGTATTTCTTTAGTTTGTTTAGGAATGTTTAATGGgagtaaaattttgttataCTTGGACTAAAATgtccttaattatttaatacgtacatattacttttattttttatgtttacaaCTTACACAACTAATAGTGAATATTAAATaaggatatattttaaaagatattaattaaactttaaaattctaagacaataattatttaaaaaaaataaagtttaaagtaactaaaaaaaatgggaTGGTGAAAGTaagtaatatgaaaaaaaagataattaaaaaaatgaggtgGGAGCCAAAGAGGGAATGAGAGACAAAGTAAGATGTATGAATATATTCTTATAGTTATGGTAAAGAAAATTGTGTAGCTGCATACCTAAGAAGATGTATGCCATTTGtgtacaaaacatttttttttgtttttttgcatgACTGCATGTAGCATTGCTGTTAATTTAGTGgccactatttttttatttttttggagtgTAATGACCACTGTCCTTGCGTCAATGTCGGAGTTCTGAAATCTAAAATGTCGAATATAAAACCTTATATACCCTATAAACTAAGGTATATAACCTAGGGACTAGAGAGAGATATAGGTCTTGGGTAAGTAGTTGGTGACACCCATGGGAAGAAAGAATTATCTTATGAACAGTGACATTTCATTTTACCCTAAGAAGGTAGACCACGAGAATGTAACGGCTTAGAGGTGCAGATCACATCACCTAGGCTGCCAAAGTCCCCCTTCTACTTTGTCTTGTTTCCTCACCCCTCCAATCCTAACCTCCCACGTCTATCCATGTTGGATAACACCTTTCACCACTTCTCTTTCATCTTTCCTGTCTTGGTCCAATTTCCCGCACCCCATTTTGGGTtccattttatcctttttgcaaaaTGTATCTTTCTACTGCCCCTTTTTTAATCTCCACATTATCATTTCTATAAAGTtcggatttttttaaattacatgaatttattggagataattttattcgagtgagataaaattattataaaaatctaaatttttactttttaagtatttaacacAAATACATGTAACTCAAGATTACTACTACACACTAGTTAATCCAGTAGGTTGGTTAAATTTCGGAACTCTAACTCTAAGCTTAAAAAGCCTTGCCATTTATAAGCCTCTTTGTATATCAGTTTGTTTGCCCCTTGAAAACTTGTGGCTGCTATAAGTATTGTAGTGAGGGACTTCAAcactccctttttcttttctactcGTTATCCTCATCTTGTTGTGCGTGTGTGTTAGAGAGAGTTAGAGAATGGGAAATTGCCAAGCCGTTGACACTGCAACTCTAGTGATTCAGCAACCCAATGGGAAAGTAGAAAGGTTGTATTGGCCTGTAAGTGCTAGTGAAGTGATGAAGACCAACCCTGATCACTATGTTGCTCTTCTTATCTCCACCACATTGTGCTCATCCAAGGACAATGAAAATCGCTCAAATAAGAGTGACAACACCAACACCACCAACCCTGTTCGCCTTACCCGCATCAAGCTTCTCAAGCCAACAGATACCCTTGTGCTTGGCCAAGTTTATAGACTAATCTCAGCTCAAGGTTAGTTGCAACTTTCAGCTTCAGTTTAACCCTTTGTTTTTTTAGCTCTTTTATGTTGTTCTTTGCCCTTAAAATGTTTTATGCTTTGTTTCAAATTTGAACCTTTATGTGCTGGTTTTTTTTCAGAGGTTATGAAGGGTCTTTGGGCAAAGAAACAAGCAAAGATGAAGAGAAACTTGTCAGATTCAGCACAAAAGCCAAATCTGATGAAGGAAAGGACAGACAAATCAGCAAGGGGGTCTGAACCGGAGGACAACCAGGTAAATCTCAATAAAAGTTTGGTTTTTACTGTTTCTACTTCCCTAGTTGTTTATGATTGTCAAAGTCTTCAAGAACAGGAACAGCTTGAGTAGAGTGGTGCCTGATGTAGTATTTCTGCTTATTGTCAACCAATTTTTCGTCAAGCAATATCTTTTTCATGAACAGTAAATAATTGTTGGAGTATTTCTTAGAAGGCTTGGTTTTGCAAATTGATTTAGATGTATTTCTAGTTCTAGTCACTAATCAAGGCTTTACATAGTTTTGTTTGGGAACTTGATGCttcataattttcattttcttgatcCGTTTACTCTCTAATGGCTTAGACTtgtatataattaagaaaatttacaTGAACCAAGGAAATATTAGATTTTCAAAGTTTAGTTGCAAGGAATTAGATTAGTGGATTTTAttcaggaaaagaaagagatcgAGAGAGAGTTAATTAGTTTTGTTTAAAgctaataatattgtattaatttgGCGCTTTCACCTATgtgattctaatttttttaattttgattttcaggAAACCAAAGCTGAAAGACACGGGTCAAGGACAACATCAACTAATAATGCTTCTAGTGCCACAGCTAAGTCAAGAACATGGCAACCCTCTTTAAAAAGCATCTCAGAGGCAGCCAGCTGATCTGTGTTTTCAATCCTTCCCACATGTGATGTGAGGGACAGAGGAGCATTGAGAGACACTCAAACCACCAAATACAAATTAATCCCCGCTCCATGATTGCTTAGATCTgtggaaattaaaattgaattaaatatataGTACATTCAGGAAAGCCAGAAAAAAAACTGAGAGATGATAAAATTCCCTTCGGTTGAACAACTGGGTTCATGCATAATAATTGTGTATAGTAAAGGTTGACATATTGAACATCAATTAATGTATTCAGATATTACTTTCTAGTGAAATCAGTCTTCATCATCATAAGTTCAGttattgttatgttttttttttatttaaaaaaagcatATGGCTCATAATACATTGACATCAGACAGATAATtaccaaagataaaaatatagagGTAGTGAACAAActgaaaaaagttatatatttgtGAGAACTGTCGCACAAAGGCTTAAACAAATCATGGTTGCAAAAGACACTTGTAGCTTTACACTTCAAGGCTTAAGGGTAACTGCCAGAACATTAAcctgaaaaaaatgaaataagtttgcaccagattcttttttttttgttacacaaTTAAGGGTAATGTTAAAGTGCTAATAATTTGGTTATCTTTTCCCCAGATCCACGACCTGTTatacatataaaagaaaaaacttaaatgagGCAATAAAGAACGCCATATCATTTGCACAAAACTTTGTCCATGTatcattttattctacaaaCTTTCTGATCTATTTACTGCACCAAAGGCAGTATCAGAGTGGATGACATATTCCATATTATTACGAGTGCAATTTGTAGGTGGTGAAAtctatacaaaaattaatacaatttcTATACAAGAATTTGCGCTTATGTGTAGACAGATAGTGTAAACAAAATTCTTTAAGAATATTGATGTACAGTTATTGTTACTATTATTTTCAGTTGAAGCTTAACCAAAACTCTCATAGTATTcatcaaaccaaaaaaatacataacgcaaataaaaaaatacattattgaacAGTATCATTGGTGTATCAAGAAATAGTTCAGATGGGGCAAGAGCTTGGTTGTCTCCAACCACTTgtgcatttttataattataagaataaacCTTAATCAGTGTGAAGAAGAAAACTAGTATAGTAAGATAAACAATGTGTGGAGTCCAAATGAAAAGTAAAAGGGGTGACGAGAAGGAAGGATGTGAGACAACACAAGGTTTACTTTAAAACACTTGCAATCAATGTGCCTGTGCATAGTTCATCACTTAAGAAGgagaagaatttttatttttttttcccgtGGCCCATTGCATTATTCGTACCAATACTTTATCTCTGTCTAATGCTAGTAATAAAGCAAAAGACACACTTTATTTtgctttgtctttttttaattgttttctttcCCTGGCTTAAAGATATTGCATCAactcagattaaaaaaaaacaagaaagaaaaaactataGAATAGGACAATTGCAACCAGCTCACCACTCGTGCACTTCCTACGCATGAAATTTAGTTTGCACTGCACGAGGGGTCTCAAGATTCCATCATAGACTACATAGAATTCCTTCCACACGGCCCACCAATATTTGGCTTCTTTAACTTTTCTTCCCCAAAGTGCTTTCTTTTAGTGTTTAAAAAATCCATAACATCAGCTACACTATGCAATATGCATTCTTTCTTGCTTGCTTGctttttgtttgtcttttttttttcttcactttatTTTCTCTCTGTATGATGAACAATCATGGAGGATACGCATAGATATTCGAGCAAAACGTGCCTTTTCTCTTTCCAGATTGCAGCTCTATGTGTTTGGGCCTTTAGTTTGTATTATCTCTTTCAGAACAGTTTCACAAGAATACTAGCTAGAGATGCATGTATGTGATATACACACACCCTGAAAAAGAGGAAGTGGATGtctattttgtctttttttattattattattattttaaaattataggttCCAAATATTAGAAAGTCTCACattatttgtttcaattatCTATTAAACAATTTCACTTAAAGtcaattgattttaagttgAAATTTAATATGACATTGGAGTTTATGATTCATCTTGATTATTTGTCTATTTTGAAACACTCATATGTTTTAGCATATATTTCTGATTTATATATCTATTGGATAATTTCATTTAGTATTAAGTAGTTTTAAGGGAAATCTAACGCCAAAAATATGATAATCTTTTGTTggaagcaaattcaaacaaacatTGCTTGGACTGAAAGTGTACATACACAGAAAGAGACCAATCATAATTGGACAGCAGATACAAACAGCTAGTAAACAAATTAAGAAACCGCCTTCAAATTTTGACTGATAATGTatgattttttagatttttcttttctcctagTGACATGTACCCGTTAGCAAAACGTTTAGGTAATGAAGTTAACTTGCATGCCATTCATTGTTAAATCCTTTTCCCAGGCTGCaccaaataatcaaataaatgagaaaagtgtttataaTCTTTGTCTTGGGAACAAATCCCTCATACGCAGGGCAACTAGAGTGGTTGCGGATTACTCGGCCAAAAACACGTTTACAACTCACGTACACTCAAAACTATATTAGTTATGCGTACAAATCTTGTAAATCTTAAAATGAAAACCTGGACATTTGCCGAGGACTAAATTTGATTCTAGAAATGAAAAACAAGATTTATGAAGATTATTCAAAGCGGAATAAAGAATCAGAGCAGAATAAATAACCAGGAAGTCTTGCTCATTTGATTTAACAATATAGGTGAATtgttataaaaactcttgtatCTCAGTTTGATtattacagataaaaaaaaagtaaaataaagatGTGTTaatatacatgttttttttttcactttgaaaGACAATCCTCTATAGAAACTATTAGACACTAAATGGAACATCTTTGTCAATAGAAAATCGAATATTAGTTTGCCATATTATGAGGCACTAATCCTCCTATTAGATCCAACTCTCGTTAATATATGCaccaatatataatttattagaataaataccaaaatacatattaattacttctcaattccaaataaccaaaaaaaaaaatccaaaaaaattaaagatcacGATACAAGCTTGCCTCACAAATATTGCAACATACATAACAAAACAACTAGAATTTGGTAATGTACGTAACAGTGGCACTTGATGCTTAACTAGATTCCTCAGCTGGAGTTGTATCGGTATTGCCATTACTCGGATCCGGATGTTGTGTTGTGTTCTCAGTGATGACGACTTGGACACTGTCATGCTTGTCTAATTGACTGAAGTTGCCCTTCTGCTTGAAGAGCTGAGTATGGTGGTGTCTACAATAAAGACGATGTTCATGGGCAACATAATTTGATGGGCTTATTACACAACCTCCATGAGTGCACCTGAAACAAGACTTGTGGTAGGATTTGCCATCAACAGCCACCTGAGAAAAAGAACCGTTCCATCAGTCAAATAGAAGCAGTTGGATCCCAACAAGACAACAACATAATATATCTGATCTAGCATATTTAATGGTCTTAGCAGATCTTTTAAGTGTTTACACCAGTTTTTTCACTTTGTTGTTTGTTGTCACTCTTTTATTTGAATTGGCATATGTACAACTGTTCTGTTTTCATTTATAGCTGATTCGTTTTCACTAgttgtttttactttattttgctTTTGTGATTTTGTTTAGCTTTTCCTTTACAAAAccatataaataagaaataagtaaagagtgtgatatttttgtatttgttcatACATTATTCGTCGTGAATGTTCTATTTGGAGTTTGACAAGTTTTATATTGGTTGTGGAGAACCTAACGCAATTCTCCCCTTCTTTACCGGAGCCTATCACTAATGACGAGATCATAAGCAAAGTTAGCGAAAAACtgaaaattaagaagaaaaaaacactgAAATTTGCAGTGCAAGTTTTCTGGACCTATTGGACAATTTCTGCTAGTGTGTGCTGTGTTATTTTTGCTGTTATTTCTGGTTCTTCAATTCTTTTATTCACCCCTTTTACAAATACTGTTAAACACTTATGCTAACTTGGTATTAGACTTCAGAAAATAGGAGGAGGCCAATGGCAAATTTGACTCGAATTTTGACTTTCAGCTGAGGTTCCTATGGTTCCATGCCATCGTTTACTCCATAGGCTCTATGTTTCATGGTTTTGTATTTATGATTCTAGTTCTACTTCtatgtttaataatattaagcTAATAATCTTGCATATTCACGTGTTAATTAAAGGTctaaaattttagtgaaaattataaatttagtcgtctatttatttcaaaatttgattttgtttttcctataacttaattcacgaatttagtcccttaattttttataatcccGTTGTTTCATTTCTCAATTTCGAAATTGAAAGATGACGATTAATTACTTACCTTGACCGTCACGTGTCGCATTTTTATTGGACATTGATCAACATGTGTCGCAATTTTATTGGATGTTAATTTTGTGCACGTAATTAATGTCAATCTCCAATAAAATCATGACACGTGACAGTTAAAGTCCAATAAAAACGTGATATGTGACAgtcaaagataaataattaacaatcaaTGTCTAATTTCGGGATTGTAAACTGAAATAATGGGATTGTAAAAAGTTGGAGACtaaattcgtgaattaaattataaaaaaaccaaaatcaaattatgAGACAAATAGTAgaaccaaatttataattttaccaAAATTTTAACAAAGAGTACATGGAGCCTTGGTCTAATCTAAATAGTATCTTTCAAAGTGAATTTGCTTTTAACGTAAGCGCTAAGAATGTATAtgctattaatttaatttaagtgtaTCATGATATTAATCCATTAAAATTTAAGGTAGACAGATTCTTAATTGTTtgcgataaaaaaataaaatcttaattgtTCGTTTTAAAGACACTTATTCTAgaaaagcatttttttaatgagaatATTCAAAGATTACAAAACACACTATCTATCACAATAATTATATACCTTTTCAATTGGGTACACTGTTTTCTTGCAACCAACACACTTTTCCTGTGTTCCAGAGAATAATCTTGAAACCTTGTTGTTGCTTTGGACCTGTAGAATTCCCAAGAGacaatataaaatgaattaaattaaaaaggcaAGTAGCAAAACTAAACCTCCATT
Protein-coding sequences here:
- the LOC100306591 gene encoding uncharacterized protein LOC100306591, whose translation is MGNCQAVDTATLVIQQPNGKVERLYWPVSASEVMKTNPDHYVALLISTTLCSSKDNENRSNKSDNTNTTNPVRLTRIKLLKPTDTLVLGQVYRLISAQEVMKGLWAKKQAKMKRNLSDSAQKPNLMKERTDKSARGSEPEDNQETKAERHGSRTTSTNNASSATAKSRTWQPSLKSISEAAS
- the LOC100792627 gene encoding LIM domain-containing protein WLIM1 — its product is MASFAGTTQKCTACEKKVYWVEQLTADNKVYHKSCFRCHHCKGTLKLSNYCSFEGVLYCKPHFDQLFKMTGSLDKSFEGIPRSARVERSADQVQSNNKVSRLFSGTQEKCVGCKKTVYPIEKVAVDGKSYHKSCFRCTHGGCVISPSNYVAHEHRLYCRHHHTQLFKQKGNFSQLDKHDSVQVVITENTTQHPDPSNGNTDTTPAEESS